From the Halichoerus grypus chromosome 3, mHalGry1.hap1.1, whole genome shotgun sequence genome, one window contains:
- the BBS12 gene encoding chaperonin-containing T-complex member BBS12 produces MVMACRVINKRRHMGLQQLSSFAGTGRTFLGPLKSSKFIIDAECHESVLISSIVRLLESLDLTSAVGQLLNEAVQAQNNTYKTGTSTLLFLVGAWSSAAEECLHLGVPISLIVSAMSEGLNSCIEEVVSLQVPIHNVFDHIDSTKTFSGLETFSGSLCPFLQIPSDTGLQKEHDLKDVASPSLTFYNLSGIPVKSPKLFRPQAEVEADKNTLQNSQTLKNRLLTGNHHRKSILMHSRHFNRTDNNQWINKPDGFLEQHGAASPSTYRCNDLVELEMGLSHGDHNSMKLVDEAVRLQYQNASMQQGNYTMPFRFDISRLFTCCLPGVPETFSCVCPGFITVVSISNSALIKELQNQPLRIILIEGDLTENYRHLGFNKATNINTVLKSMKVQQDSSEELWTNYVLQVLIKFNVNLVLVQGNVSEHLIEKCIPNKRLVLGPVNSSVMQAFAEASGAVQVTYITQVNENCVGSGVYMTFWRSIPSDVMDRINIITVVIKIEGINLVTVVLTSPVTAQMQSKEDRFWACAYRLYYALKEQKVFLGGGAVEFLCLSHLQILAEQSLSKRNHVCSGWLHNTSSWLASSLALYRSTVLKCLANGWHKYLSTLVYNTANCSSEFEASTFIQQHLQNATDSGSPSSYILNEYSKLNSGIFNSGISNKLEQIPSIYDVVIPKIEAWRRALDLVLLVLQTDSEIITGLGHTQLNSQETEGFLFL; encoded by the coding sequence ATGGTGATGGCTTGCAGGGtcataaataaaagaaggcaCATGGGACTTCAACAACTTTCATCATTTGCAGGAACAGGAAGAACTTTCCTAGGCCCATTAAAATCATCGAAATTTATTATAGATGCAGAGTGTCATGAAAGTGTGTTAATCAGTTCAATAGTAAGGCTTCTCGAAAGTTTGGATTTAACCAGCGCAGTGGGACAACTTCTCAATGAAGCAGTTCAAGCACAAAATAACACATATAAAACTGGAACTAGTACTCTTCTGTTCCTTGTTGGTGCATGGAGCAGTGCTGCTGAAGAATGTCTCCATTTAGGTGTCCCCATTTCATTAATAGTGTCTGCAATGTCAGAAGGCCTGAACTCTTGCATTGAAGAGGTAGTTTCCCTTCAAGTACCTATCCACAATGTATTTGACCATATAGACAGCACAAAGACATTTTCTGGACTTGAAACATTTAGTGGCAGTTTGTGCCCTTTTCTACAAATCCCTTCAGATACTGGTTTACAGAAAGAGCATGATCTCAAAGATGTTGCCTCTCCATCACTGACCTTTTACAATCTTTCTGGGATACCTGTTAAATCACCTAAACTCTTCAGACCTCAGGCTGAAGTTGAAGCAGATAAAAACACGTTACAAAATTCTCAAACTCTGAAAAACCGTCTGCTCACAGGCAACCATCATAGAAAGTCAATACTAATGCACAGTAGGCATTTTAATAGGACAGATAATAAtcagtggataaacaaaccaGATGGATTTCTAGAACAACATGGTGCGGCTTCTCCCAGTACTTACAGATGTAATGATTTGGTAGAGTTGGAGATGGGTTTAAGTCACGGAGATCACAACAGCATGAAATTAGTAGATGAAGCAGTACGGCTGCAGTATCAGAATGCAAGTATGCAGCAAGGCAACTATACGATGCCATTTAGGTTTGACATTTCAAGACTCTTCACTTGCTGTTTACCAGGTGTACCTGAAACTTTCTCTTGTGTCTGCCCAGGATTTATCACTGTAGTATCAATATCTAATTCTGCTCTGATTAAGGAATTACAGAATCAGCCTCTCCGGATTATTCTCATTGAGGGTGACCTCACAGAGAATTATCGCCACCTGGGATTTAACAAGGCTACAAATATTAACACAGTACTGAAAAGCATGAAGGTTCAACAAGACAGCTCAGAAGAACTGTGGACAAATTATGTATTACAGGTACTAATTAAGTTCAATGTGAACCTTGTCCTGGTACAAGGAAATGTGTCTGAACACTTAATTGAAAAGTGCATACCCAATAAGCGGTTGGTACTTGGGCCAGTGAATAGCAGTGTGATGCAGGCTTTTGCAGAAGCTTCAGGAGCAGTACAGGTGACCTATATCACACAAGTGAATGAAAACTGTGTGGGCAGTGGGGTCTACATGACCTTCTGGAGAAGTATTCCTTCGGATGTCATGGATAGAATCAATATAATCACAGTCGtgataaaaatagaaggaattaATTTGGTTACAGTAGTGCTCACTAGCCCAGTCACTGCACAGATGCAATCCAAAGAAGATAGGTTCTGGGCTTGTGCCTATCGTCTGTATTATGCTCTAAAAGAGCAAAAGGTCTTCCTTGGAGGTGGGGCAGTTGAATTTTTGTGTCTTAGCCATCTTCAAATTCTTGCAGAGCAATCACTGAGTAAAAGAAACCACGTCTGTTCAGGATGGCTTCATAATACTTCCTCTTGGCTGGCCTCGTCTCTGGCACTATACAGATCAACTGTGCTTAAATGCCTGGCAAACGGATGGCACAAATACCTTTCAACTCTCGTATATAACACGGCCAATTGCTCATCAGAATTTGAAGCCAGCACATTCATTCAACAGCATctacaaaatgccacagactctGGCTCTCCTTCATCTTACATCTTGAATGAATATAGTAAACTAAATAGTGGAATTTTTAATTCAGGCATTTCAAATAAACTGGAACAGATTCCAAGCATTTATGACGTTGTTATACCAAAGATTGAGGCATGGCGCCGAGCTTTGGATTTAGTACTATTAGTACTTCAGACAGACAGTGAAATTATTACTGGACTTGGACACACACAGTTAAATTCACAGGAAACAgagggctttttatttttgtag